The following proteins come from a genomic window of Mammaliicoccus sp. Marseille-Q6498:
- the secG gene encoding preprotein translocase subunit SecG codes for MHTFLIVLLIIVCIALITVVLLQEGKSTGLSGAISGGAEQLFGKQKQRGIDLVLHRITIILSILFFLLMLAITYFKM; via the coding sequence ATGCATACATTTTTAATCGTCTTATTAATCATCGTTTGTATTGCATTGATTACCGTCGTGTTACTTCAAGAAGGTAAAAGTACTGGATTATCAGGTGCAATTAGTGGCGGAGCAGAACAATTATTTGGAAAACAAAAACAACGTGGTATAGATTTAGTATTACACAGAATTACGATTATTTTATCAATTTTATTTTTCTTATTAATGTTAGCAATTACTTACTTTAAAATGTAG
- the aroA gene encoding 3-phosphoshikimate 1-carboxyvinyltransferase: MTLNLKSAKSPWSSLDGVEQLTLHPINQSFNKEVVIPGSKSVTNRAFILAGFSKGTSKLSGYLKSDDTYWCMETLKKLGAIFEVNGDSIDVTGIDISKLPEKQQVFIGSAGTTARFLPGILGTQEKSEITITSTEQLAVRPHKTLHDALIQLGVEVTYLEEEGQLPVTIKGTPQTGGKVSIAGNQSSQFISGLLMAAPLFNRPTEIALTTDIVQSAYVDITIEMMEQFGIKVDVSEDYKHMRVEQGEYQPVELPLEADLSTACYFMALAALNQSTIKINHLNLNSHQPDLEVVDILEKMGATVEKGEDYVVISGPKQLKGDLTIDMNACSDQALTIGTLAAFADGPITITGIEHIRYHECNRVSALTESLTKLGITVVEHQDGWTITPGQITATTLDTFDDHRVAMSLSLIGTRVDGITLLDPSCVSKTCPTYFEMLKGLGISIEYI, encoded by the coding sequence ATGACGTTAAATTTAAAAAGTGCTAAATCACCATGGTCTAGTCTAGATGGCGTGGAACAGTTAACGCTCCATCCAATCAATCAATCTTTTAATAAAGAGGTTGTCATTCCCGGAAGTAAAAGTGTAACTAACCGTGCTTTTATTTTGGCTGGTTTTAGTAAAGGTACTTCAAAGTTATCGGGTTATTTAAAGAGTGATGATACATATTGGTGCATGGAAACTTTAAAAAAATTAGGTGCTATATTTGAAGTTAATGGCGATTCTATTGATGTGACTGGGATAGATATTTCGAAGTTACCGGAGAAGCAACAAGTCTTTATTGGTTCAGCAGGTACGACTGCTCGATTTTTACCAGGAATTCTTGGTACACAAGAGAAGAGTGAGATTACGATAACATCAACTGAACAATTAGCAGTAAGACCGCATAAAACTTTGCATGACGCGCTTATTCAATTAGGTGTTGAAGTGACTTATCTAGAAGAAGAGGGCCAATTACCTGTCACGATTAAAGGTACGCCTCAAACTGGTGGGAAAGTATCCATTGCGGGTAATCAATCTAGCCAATTTATTAGTGGTTTATTGATGGCTGCACCGTTATTCAATCGTCCGACTGAAATTGCATTAACAACTGACATTGTTCAAAGTGCATACGTCGACATCACGATTGAAATGATGGAACAGTTTGGTATTAAAGTCGATGTATCTGAAGATTATAAACATATGCGAGTTGAGCAAGGAGAGTATCAACCGGTTGAATTACCTTTAGAAGCTGATTTATCAACAGCATGTTACTTTATGGCTTTAGCTGCTTTAAATCAATCTACAATAAAAATTAATCATTTAAATTTAAATAGTCATCAGCCAGATTTAGAAGTTGTCGACATTCTTGAAAAAATGGGTGCCACTGTTGAAAAAGGTGAAGATTATGTTGTGATTTCTGGTCCTAAACAATTAAAAGGTGATTTAACGATCGATATGAATGCTTGTTCTGACCAAGCATTAACAATCGGAACACTTGCTGCATTTGCGGACGGTCCAATTACAATAACAGGAATTGAGCATATACGATATCATGAGTGTAATCGTGTTTCAGCTTTAACAGAAAGTCTTACAAAGCTTGGAATCACTGTTGTGGAACATCAAGATGGATGGACAATCACACCAGGACAGATTACAGCTACTACTTTAGATACTTTTGATGATCATCGTGTTGCGATGTCATTAAGTTTAATAGGTACGAGAGTTGACGGTATTACATTGCTAGATCCGTCATGTGTTTCGAAAACATGTCCTACTTATTTTGAAATGTTAAAAGGTCTAGGCATTTCAATTGAATATATTTAG
- the eno gene encoding phosphopyruvate hydratase, with translation MPIITDIYAREVLDSRGNPTVEVEVLTESGAFGRALVPSGASTGEYEAVELRDGDKDRYLGKGVLKAVENVNEIIAPELLEGEFSVLEQVSIDKLMIALDGTPNKAKFGANAILGVSIAVARAAADFLGQPLYKYLGGFNGVQLPVPMMNIVNGGSHSDAPIAFQEFMILPVGAESFKEALRWGAEIFHNLAKILKSRGLVTAVGDEGGFAPKFEGTEDGVETILEAIKAVGLEPGKDVFLGFDCAASEFYEDGVYNYAKFEGENGAKLSSQEQVDFLEKLVDKYPIITIEDGMDENDWDGWKILTDRIGDRVQLVGDDLFVTNTEKLSEGIEKGIGNSILIKVNQIGTLTETFEAIEMAQKAGYTAVVSHRSGETEDTTISDIAVATNAGQIKTGSLSRTDRIAKYNQLLRIEDELFETAKFEGIKAFYNLSK, from the coding sequence ATGCCAATTATTACAGATATTTATGCACGCGAAGTATTAGATTCACGTGGTAACCCAACAGTAGAGGTAGAAGTATTAACAGAAAGTGGTGCTTTTGGTAGAGCATTAGTACCATCAGGCGCTTCAACAGGCGAATATGAAGCAGTAGAATTACGTGACGGCGACAAAGACCGTTACTTAGGTAAAGGTGTTCTTAAAGCTGTTGAGAACGTAAACGAAATTATTGCACCTGAACTTCTTGAAGGTGAATTCTCAGTATTAGAACAAGTTTCTATCGACAAATTAATGATCGCTTTAGATGGTACACCTAACAAAGCTAAATTCGGTGCAAACGCTATTCTTGGTGTTTCAATCGCAGTAGCTCGTGCAGCAGCTGACTTCTTAGGTCAACCATTATACAAATATCTTGGTGGATTCAATGGCGTTCAATTACCAGTACCAATGATGAACATCGTTAATGGTGGATCTCACTCAGACGCACCAATCGCGTTCCAAGAGTTCATGATTTTACCAGTAGGTGCTGAATCATTCAAAGAAGCTTTACGTTGGGGAGCAGAAATCTTCCATAACTTAGCTAAAATCTTAAAATCTCGTGGATTAGTTACAGCAGTAGGTGACGAAGGTGGATTCGCTCCTAAATTCGAAGGTACTGAAGATGGCGTTGAAACGATCTTAGAAGCTATTAAAGCTGTTGGTTTAGAACCAGGTAAAGATGTATTCTTAGGATTTGACTGTGCAGCATCTGAATTTTACGAAGATGGCGTATATAACTATGCTAAATTCGAAGGCGAAAATGGTGCTAAACTTTCTTCACAAGAACAAGTAGACTTTTTAGAAAAATTAGTAGACAAATACCCAATCATCACAATTGAAGATGGTATGGACGAAAACGATTGGGACGGATGGAAAATCCTTACTGACCGTATCGGAGACCGCGTTCAATTAGTAGGTGACGATTTATTCGTTACTAACACTGAAAAATTATCTGAAGGTATCGAAAAAGGTATCGGTAACTCAATCTTAATTAAAGTTAACCAAATCGGTACTTTAACAGAAACATTTGAAGCAATTGAAATGGCTCAAAAAGCTGGTTACACTGCAGTAGTATCTCACCGTTCAGGTGAAACAGAAGATACAACTATCTCTGATATCGCAGTAGCAACTAACGCTGGTCAAATTAAAACTGGTTCATTATCAAGAACTGACCGTATCGCTAAATACAATCAATTATTACGTATCGAAGACGAATTATTCGAAACAGCTAAATTCGAAGGCATCAAAGCTTTCTATAACTTATCAAAATAA